The Lacrimispora xylanolytica genome has a segment encoding these proteins:
- a CDS encoding YjfB family protein, translating into MDVAAFSMDMSMARVQQEAGLSIAKKAMNQQEQQAAGLLDMISRAAPGQIPPGGVGQIVDTRA; encoded by the coding sequence ATGGATGTTGCTGCATTTAGCATGGATATGAGCATGGCAAGGGTTCAGCAGGAGGCAGGTCTCTCTATTGCAAAAAAGGCCATGAATCAGCAAGAACAGCAGGCAGCCGGACTTCTCGATATGATAAGCCGTGCAGCTCCTGGTCAGATACCTCCTGGTGGTGTTGGACAGATCGTAGATACAAGAGCATAA
- a CDS encoding glycosyltransferase family 2 protein: MNIENSTADATQEDASKKQYEEAVKLQEFLISIACQLPAAISNKELTYSKSHIRILSIGLSRLEFICHDPKILEIPVSYLAMYENSKWTIDKLTEFIETDQLKKAEDLAEFQLIPFLKEWKEDTYFWLLIYPDKEKMSHYYEHEFIPNHRNTYEDRGKNYLVSIFIPVYNKVEYTKKCLESLFRNTDFAKHSCELILLNDGSTDETEEYFKELGIRKVLTLKRNVKAMIFSLMYRVCEGKYAAFINNDTILTSNWLDNLLTCIQSDPDIISVAPSTPNTSNLQGMADEFTPENAEEKAKSHNVKCPYLWEEKCRLMPVIALYDIDKVNTIGFADRFYYTMEFWDDDFSLRARRAGYKQILCKDTWCYHFGSISGKEDQLKYRTLQNGRSLFIQKHGVDPWGHNFCYDPYLLTHLETTFPDLPEDTPILSIDPGFGADVIQLMTGLRRLGKKVTFSFAIGDSNLADDLKPLKGTVSIAESRYDMHRALPAGSYQYISIGKEISLYPDYSELLKACASRLKPGGVISFYLTNPYSLGLKRELEEERLLNGKHSMTLIPLNEVVSILMEQGLKPNASGIFEANLPSILMPNRSEHLNRYLVLATKPK; the protein is encoded by the coding sequence ATGAATATAGAAAATTCAACTGCAGATGCCACTCAGGAAGACGCTTCCAAAAAGCAGTATGAGGAAGCGGTCAAACTTCAGGAGTTTCTTATTTCCATTGCCTGCCAGCTTCCAGCTGCTATAAGTAATAAAGAGCTTACTTATAGCAAAAGTCATATAAGAATTCTCTCCATTGGACTTTCCAGATTAGAATTCATCTGCCATGATCCGAAAATACTGGAAATTCCAGTCTCCTACCTGGCCATGTATGAAAACTCCAAGTGGACCATTGACAAATTAACGGAATTTATAGAGACAGACCAGCTAAAGAAAGCGGAGGATCTGGCAGAATTTCAATTGATCCCATTTCTTAAAGAATGGAAGGAGGATACCTATTTCTGGCTGTTGATTTATCCTGATAAAGAAAAAATGAGTCATTATTATGAACATGAGTTTATACCAAATCACCGGAACACCTATGAAGACAGGGGTAAGAACTACCTGGTCTCTATTTTCATTCCTGTTTATAATAAGGTAGAGTATACAAAAAAATGTCTGGAAAGCCTGTTTCGAAATACAGATTTCGCCAAACACTCCTGCGAGCTGATTCTGCTGAATGATGGCTCTACGGACGAAACGGAAGAATATTTCAAGGAATTGGGCATTCGTAAGGTACTGACTTTAAAACGAAATGTAAAAGCCATGATTTTTTCCCTAATGTACCGGGTATGTGAAGGAAAATATGCTGCCTTTATTAATAACGATACCATATTAACAAGCAACTGGCTGGATAATCTGCTGACCTGCATTCAATCCGATCCGGATATCATTTCCGTGGCTCCCAGTACGCCAAATACCAGCAACCTCCAGGGCATGGCGGATGAATTTACACCGGAGAATGCGGAAGAAAAAGCAAAGTCCCATAACGTCAAATGTCCCTACTTATGGGAAGAGAAATGCCGGCTTATGCCTGTAATTGCCCTTTATGATATTGATAAGGTAAATACCATAGGGTTTGCAGACCGGTTTTATTATACCATGGAATTTTGGGATGATGATTTCAGCCTTCGGGCGCGGAGGGCTGGTTACAAGCAAATACTGTGCAAGGATACCTGGTGTTACCACTTTGGCAGTATTTCCGGAAAGGAAGACCAGTTAAAATACCGGACGCTGCAAAATGGAAGAAGTCTGTTTATTCAGAAACACGGTGTGGACCCATGGGGGCATAACTTCTGCTATGATCCTTACCTTTTGACTCATTTAGAGACTACCTTTCCTGATCTTCCTGAGGACACCCCGATTCTTTCCATTGACCCCGGCTTTGGAGCTGATGTGATACAGCTTATGACCGGATTAAGGCGGTTGGGGAAAAAGGTTACCTTTTCCTTTGCCATTGGTGATTCCAATCTGGCTGATGACTTAAAGCCATTAAAGGGGACTGTCTCTATTGCAGAGTCAAGGTATGATATGCACCGCGCGCTCCCGGCTGGAAGCTATCAGTATATCTCCATTGGAAAGGAAATATCTCTTTACCCGGATTATTCGGAACTGTTAAAGGCATGTGCTTCTCGCTTGAAACCTGGAGGGGTGATATCCTTTTATTTAACCAACCCCTATTCTCTTGGCTTAAAAAGGGAGCTGGAGGAAGAGAGACTTCTAAATGGAAAGCATTCCATGACACTCATTCCTTTAAACGAAGTGGTATCAATCCTAATGGAACAGGGATTGAAGCCCAACGCGAGTGGCATCTTTGAGGCAAATCTGCCGTCTATTTTAATGCCAAACAGGTCAGAGCACCTAAATCGGTATCTGGTCCTTGCAACAAAGCCAAAATAA
- a CDS encoding HD-GYP domain-containing protein: MYRILAIDDTSFFLRVLEDMLSEYYEVFTTVSGEIAFRYMEQIRPDLILLDLAMPKIDGWQIMKQLKTRPDCSDIPVIFITSQTDKAIEAECLKMGAYDFISKPVVKEVLLCRVRRALDTKDSNRQLKRKLEQKTKELETISLASVNAIAALIDARDNYTKGHSERVARYSVLIGENMNWCNEEIRRLYEIALLHDVGKVGVPDEILLKTTELTAEEKEIMKTHTVIGGDILKDISTVRDLELGARYHHERFDGKGYPEGLMGAQIPLLARIICVADSFDAMSSNRCYRPKLDPEVIKKELLRGSGKQFDPEVVWAFLKTWEDLPVMGEKKQRRV, encoded by the coding sequence TTGTACAGAATATTGGCAATTGATGACACTTCTTTTTTTCTTAGGGTATTAGAAGACATGCTCTCAGAATATTATGAGGTGTTTACTACTGTTTCCGGAGAAATTGCATTCCGGTACATGGAACAGATAAGACCGGACCTGATTCTTTTGGATCTGGCAATGCCTAAGATTGATGGCTGGCAGATTATGAAACAGCTAAAAACCAGACCGGACTGTTCTGACATACCAGTTATTTTCATAACATCACAAACGGATAAGGCCATTGAAGCGGAATGCTTAAAGATGGGAGCCTACGATTTCATCTCGAAACCAGTGGTAAAGGAAGTCCTTTTATGCAGAGTCAGGCGGGCTCTGGATACAAAAGATTCTAACAGACAGCTTAAGAGAAAGCTGGAGCAAAAGACAAAAGAGCTGGAGACCATTTCACTGGCTTCTGTCAATGCCATAGCGGCTTTAATAGACGCCAGAGATAACTACACAAAAGGACACTCAGAGCGAGTGGCCAGATATTCTGTCTTAATTGGGGAGAATATGAATTGGTGTAATGAGGAAATCAGGCGTTTATATGAGATTGCCCTACTTCATGATGTGGGAAAAGTAGGAGTGCCGGACGAGATACTTCTAAAAACCACGGAGCTTACAGCGGAAGAAAAGGAAATCATGAAAACCCATACGGTCATTGGGGGAGATATTTTAAAAGACATATCCACCGTCAGAGACTTAGAACTGGGAGCAAGGTATCATCACGAGCGGTTTGATGGGAAAGGATACCCGGAAGGACTGATGGGAGCTCAAATCCCTTTACTTGCAAGAATCATCTGCGTAGCAGATTCCTTTGATGCCATGAGCAGCAACCGGTGCTACCGACCAAAGCTTGACCCTGAGGTAATAAAAAAGGAGCTGCTTAGAGGAAGCGGAAAGCAGTTTGACCCGGAGGTAGTATGGGCATTTTTGAAAACCTGGGAAGACCTGCCTGTCATGGGAGAAAAAAAGCAACGGAGAGTCTAA